In the Tribolium castaneum strain GA2 chromosome 1, icTriCast1.1, whole genome shotgun sequence genome, one interval contains:
- the LOC135265266 gene encoding odorant receptor Or1-like: protein MNSFNWQESIKTNLKALRLVGLWPKSDFYKFDLYTFCTSLTVVVIVCGHNLSQIVYILQVYSDLKALTATIFVASINFLGAVKMYFFIKHIKTVKILFKMLKTYQFKPKNIHQTQLIKPFLNLWKILYVGYSINVYLIVAMWSLLPVLNGWTWQKKLPFPARYPLDVTKSPYYELAYVYQFICIWYITVANLNLDTIIIALMMYTSCQCDLLCDDLKNLTETRFFDKKLIECIKHHKAILVYVKSNFTVGPNMLNCISFAEKSNSLFNMIVLGQIATSTVVLALTMFQLSMVSPLSSEGLNHLFYIGGIIMQILLYCWFGNEVEAKKYMG, encoded by the exons ATGAATTCATTTAACTGGCAAGAAAGCATTAAAACAAATCTGAAAGCTCTCAGACTTGTGGGACTTTGGCCCAAAAgtgatttttacaaatttgatTTATACACATTTTGCACTTCACTGACGGTCGTAGTAATAGTTTGTGGTCACAATTTGTCACAGATCGTCTACATTTTACAAGTATACTCCGATTTAAAAGCTCTCACAGCTACAATATTTGTAGCAAGCATCAATTTTCTAGGAGCTgtaaaaatgtactttttcaTTAAGCACATTAAAACAGTGAAGATACTAttcaaaatgttaaaaacgtatcaatttaaaccaaaaaacattCACCAAACTCAGTTAATTAAACCGTTTTTAAAtctgtggaaaattttatacgTTGGTTATTCAATAAACGTGTATCTTATCGTGGCCATGTGGTCGCTACTTCCAGTCTTGAATGGATGGACTTGGCAAAAGAAATTGCCTTTTCCAGCTCGTTATCCGCTCGATGTTACAAAATCGCCGTATTATGAACTAGCCTATGTTTACCAATTCATCTGTATTTGGTACATAACTGTtgccaatttaaatttagatacAATTATCATAGCGTTAATGATGTATACATCGTGTCAGTGTGACCTTTTGTGCgacgatttaaaaaatcttacaGAGACgcgattttttgataaaaaactgATTGAATGTATTAAGCATCATAAAGCTATTTTAGTGTATGTCAAGTCAAATTTCACAGTCGGCCCCAATATGTTAAATTGTATTAGTTTTGCAGAAAAAAGTAATAGTTTATTTAATATGATTGTCTTGGGTCAAATTGCCACAAGCACCGTGGTTCTGGCCTTGACAATGTTCCAGTTGAGCATGGTAAGCCCTTTGAGCAGTGAAGGTTTGAATCATCTCTTCTACATTGGAGGTATTATAATGCAAATTCTGCTTTACTGTTGGTTTGGAAATGAAGTTGAAGCAAAG AAGTACATgggttaa